A genomic region of Miscanthus floridulus cultivar M001 chromosome 3, ASM1932011v1, whole genome shotgun sequence contains the following coding sequences:
- the LOC136543446 gene encoding uncharacterized protein, which translates to MSPLLLLLPLLLATATATAKTIAVASVTAAAASTRDDGGGGPPSRPSPVPPATPPWPEQFHAVVITNLSARGGGLQLIDLYYDWPRGRDLNIVRDQLSREPQWNVEWANGTAFLFDAASCATFQFAVGLLPSAAQPKKLKKEPLRSGLKSHETNNQKFFSFRSLGLALTVRHLFIFVASPSPLPHRNKLNPAHPKELNTKPLCSGLKSHKTNKQTKTLLVLISWFGFGCLALVYICRLAFSLIPTVTNQIQLTQKN; encoded by the coding sequence ATGTCGCCTCTCCTGCTGCTCCTCCCACTCCTCctcgccacggccacggccactgcCAAGACCATCGCAGTGGCGTCCgtgacagcagcagcagcgtccACCAGGGACGACGGGGGCGGCGGGCCTCCTTCTCGGCCGTCCCCGGTGCCGCCGGCGACGCCGCCGTGGCCGGAGCAGTTCCACGCGGTGGTGATCACGAACCTGAGCGCGCGCGGCGGCGGGCTGCAGCTGATCGACCTCTACTACGACTGGCCGCGCGGGCGCGACCTGAACATCGTCCGCGACCAGCTCTCCCGCGAGCCGCAGTGGAACGTGGAGTGGGCCAACGGCACCGCCTTCCTGTTCGACGCCGCGTCCTGCGCCACTTTCCAGTTCGCCGTCGGCCTCCTGCCGTCAGCAGCTCaaccaaaaaaattaaaaaaggaACCGTTACGGAGCGGCCTTAAATCACACGAAACAAACAACCAAAAATTCTTCTCGTTTCGATCTCTCGGTTTGGCTTTGACTGTTCGGCACTTGTTTATATTTGTAGCCTCGCCTTCTCCCCTTCCCCACCGCAACAAACTAAACCCAGCTCACCCTAAAGAATTAAACACGAAACCCTTATGCAGTGGCCTCAAATCacacaaaacaaacaaacaaacaaaaacccTCCTCGTTTTGATCTCTTGGTTTGGTTTTGGCTGTTTGGCACTTGTTTATATTTGTCGCCTCGCCTTCTCTCTCATCCCCACCGTAACAAACCAAATCCAGCTCACCCAAAAGAATTAA
- the LOC136543447 gene encoding TLC domain-containing protein At5g14285-like produces the protein MDLLASLAAEKRWLFPTFLAMYAAIYCVGQLIVFRPWAPRQRLDGTSCLISLFHGTPATLAAAGAILALPAGARSFAAPNASLQDHVLDYSIAYFTMDLLHYLVFLPGDVLIIAHHLATLFVLLTCRYLVRHGAYALLVLLLLGEVTSLLHNVWMLTGIWRDQSPAAARVYGALSPPFYALYTLARGVAGPLFLLKMTTFYLSGQAVDIIPWWVRISWILIIGTGIAVSNLWIWNIAISNLWIWNLWI, from the coding sequence ATGGATTTGCTGGCGTCCTTGGCCGCCGAGAAGCGGTGGCTGTTCCCGACGTTCCTCGCCATGTACGCTGCCATCTACTGCGTCGGCCAACTCATCGTGTTCCGGCCGTGGGCGCCCCGGCAGCGCCTAGACGGCACCAGCTGCCTCATCTCGCTCTTCCACGGCACCCCCGCCACGCTGGCCGCTGCAGGGGCTATCCTCGCTCTGCCCGCAGGAGCCCGCTCCTTCGCCGCGCCCAATGCGAGCCTCCAGGACCACGTCCTCGACTACAGCATCGCCTACTTCACCATGGACCTGCTCCACTACCTCGTCTTCCTGCCCGGGGACGTCCTCATCATCGCGCACCACCTCGCCACGCTCTTCGTCTTACTCACCTGCCGCTACCTCGTCCGCCACGGCGCCTAcgcgctcctcgtcctcctcctcctcggcgagGTCACCAGCCTGCTGCACAACGTCTGGATGCTCACTGGGATTTGGCGGGACCAGtcccccgccgccgcgcgcgtCTACGGCGCCCTCTCGCCGCCCTTCTACGCGCTCTACACGCTCGCCAGGGGCGTCGCCGGCCCGCTCTTCCTCCTCAAGATGACCACCTTCTACCTGTCCGGACAGGCCGTCGACATCATCCCGTGGTGGGTGCGGATCTCCTGGATCCTCATCATCGGCACTGGCATTGCGGTTAGCAACCTGTGGATTTGGAACATCGCGATTAGCAACCTGTGGATTTGGAACCTCTGGATCTAA
- the LOC136545376 gene encoding uncharacterized protein At4g14100-like, with protein MSPLQLLPLLLLIAAGNAKTTPPSVAAAAPAAEAGDGHHHSPPVPATPPWPEQYHAVVITNQTARGGRLQQFDIYYDWPRGRGLNVIRDQLDSGGEPLWDVQWANGTSFLFDSASCTTFQYPVGLLPPEWKARGGATYLGRDRVDGFDCHVWSNFVFARYYEDAATGRPVSWTVVNGTGMQRHVLSFEVGGVPQDTTKWQAPPYCFNGSSTDGAAAASP; from the exons ATGTCGCCTCTCCAGCTCCTCCCACTCCTCCTCCTAATCGCCGCGGGCAACGCCAAGACGACACCGCCGTCCGTCGCCGCAGCGGCACCAGCTGCCGAGGCCGGGGACGGGCATCATCATTCTCCGCCGGTGCCAGCGACGCCGCCGTGGCCAGAGCAGTACCACGCAGTGGTGATCACGAACCAGACGGCGCGCGGTGGCCGGCTGCAGCAGTTCGACATCTACTACGACTGGCCGCGCGGGCGCGGGCTGAACGTCATCCGCGACCAGCTCGACTCCGGCGGCGAGCCGCTCTGGGACGTCCAGTGGGCCAACGGCACCTCCTTCCTGTTCGACTCCGCGTCCTGCACCACCTTCCAGTACCCCGTGGGCCTCCTGCCGCCCGAATGGAAAGCCCGCGGCGGCGCCACCTACCTGGGGCGCGACCGCGTCGACGGCTTCGACTGCCACGTTTGGTCCAACTTCGTCTTCGCCCGATACTACGAGGACGCCGCCACCGGCCGCCCCGTCAGCTGGACCGTCGTCAATG GGACAGGGATGCAGCGGCACGTGCTGAGCTTTGAGGTGGGGGGAGTGCCGCAGGACACCACCAAGTGGCAGGCACCGCCTTACTGCTTCAATGGCAGCAGTACCGACGGCGCCGCTGCTGCTTCTCCTTGA